TCCGTCAGGTGAGCTTCCCTCTCCTGAAACCTTAACATAAACCAGCGAACATAAAGATTCCATATTTTTATAACCAATACTAAGCCAAGTAAAGGAAAGAAGCTTCTGAAACTGTTTCCAGATACAGCTACATACATAGGCATAAGGGCAGCCAGGACAAGCAGTTGAATGTAGGATTGAAACATGAAGCTGATCCAGACGCATTTCCTGAAATAACCGGATAAACGTTCTTCTAAAGGTAGAAGAAATACAGCATCCGCTTCCCGTAGGAAGGTGTAAACAGGACTCCATGCCAATAAGAGACCAAGTACGACTGCCATGATGAAAGGAGCCGGGAATGTTGGCTCGAGTGTCTTGACCCACTGATTATACGTAAACGCCGCACCCCCCAAAGCGAAAATCAGGACGAATAATAAATGATCGTTGAACATGTACTTCAAATACTTCTGAAGTTCCTGGTTATACTCTACAATCCTCTTTTTCCAGATCCCTTCCACATTATTCATCATGAGATTCTTCCTTCGTCAGCTGGATGTATATATCATCTAAAGTGGCTTCAGGCATCGTAAACTCCCTGCGAAGCTCTTCTAAAGTCCCCTTTGCCCGGATTTTCCCTTCATGAAGGATGATGAATGAATCACAATATCTTTCGGCAGTAGCCAATATATGGGTAGACATCAGGATGCCCGCCCCATTTTGTTTCATTTCCTCCATCCAATCCAGTAACGACTGGATCCCGAGTGGGTCCAATCCGACAAACGGTTCGTCGATGATGTACAGACTGGGCTGGATAAGAAAAGCACACATGATCATCACTTTTTGTTTCATCCCTTTAGAAAAATGGGCAGGAAACCAGCTCATCTTCTTCTCCATGCGAAACGCTTTCAACAATTTATCGATTCTTCCCTTATATTCCGCATCTGATAATCCGTATGCCATGGCCGTAAGTTTCAGGTGCTCCTCCAGGGTCAGTTCATCATATAAAATCGGTGTTTCCGGTATGTATGAAAATTGCTTGCGGTATTGATCGGCATCCTTTTTCAATGTGTGCCCATTGATGGAAACCTCACCCTGCTTCGCCTCCATCAGCCCGATGATATGCTTGATGGTCGTACTCTTACCTGCCCCATTCAATCCGATTAACCCGACGATTTCATTAGAGTCAATCGAGAATGTGATATCCTTCAAAACCGGCTTCCTTGTATACCCGCCGACAAGATGCTTAATTTCTAATAACGACACGAGCAGCAACGTCCTTTCTCTTCTATATGTATTATTTCTATTTTATCAAAACTTTAAAGCAAAGGCATGCTTTGAATATGAATCATTTTCCCCAACAGATCTCTAAAGACGAACAAGCAAGTAATTTGTCGAGATCACTTTCTACACCGCTATTGATTTCCGTGCAAGACTTCGCTTTCCTCGGGGCGGAAGGCAAGCCTCCTCGTCGCTCTCGCTCCTGCGGGGTCTTACCTATTCCGCTTTTCCCGCAGGAGTCTACCTCTTGCACTCCAATCAATAGCTAGATCCTGCTGTAACTGAATGTGCTTTAGCAATTATTGCAAAAGGACCGTTTCACCAGGTCTTGGTTATTCATACACAGACTTTAGTATTAGAATGTTCGGTCGTCTGGAAGTCTTAGCAGAACGGGGCATTACTATAACTAAAATGATAAGAGTGCTGTATCCAATGGTGAAGCAATCTCGTCATTAAATTGTTTTAGTTTAAACACTTCACTTGGAAAGTTGATTGGAGCGGAAGGTGCTCGACTCCGACGGGAATAGCGGGAAAGTTGAGACCCCGCAGGGCAAAGCCCGAGGAGGCTCAACTCACGCCCCGCGGAAAGCGAGCACCTGCAGCGGAAATCAACCAGCACTCACTTCTTCTAGATGGAAGTTTTCACGACAACCGGTTGATAACACACTTTCCATATTTTTGTATTCATAACCTCCCCCAAGAATGCACAACATATTATCAGAAGGGGCCAGCAATAAGAAAAAGGGGATGGTTGTTAAAGACCAGCTAACCGATTTCACTATTGTTTGCGACTTGAAGGATTCGTCGTCTTCTTTAGTGAATGACACACTCACCCAATTCATTTCATCAAAAATTTGATAAATGAGGTGTTTGTTAAAGCACATTTTGACTAAATCAACTTTCTTACTAAGCTTTCTTAGCCTACAAGATAAGGGGATGGTCAGTTTGCACAGAGTCATTCATGTTTCTAACGATTTACACATATCATCCTTATAGCAAATGAGGTGTTTGTCCAAGACGGCTAACAGTTTCTATTGTCTAAATGCTTAAATAGCAAAAAGATAAGGGGATGGTCGCATTGAACAAAGTTCATTCTACCCTAGAATGGTACACATTTCGAAGCTACTAACGAATGAGGTGTTTATCAAAGAGAATGAAGCCTGACATATAAACCTTTACAGTATTACCCCTTCTAAAGAAGAGAGGCAGGAAAATCGTTCCTGTCTCTTCTTCATTTATTTTCACTTTAATGGTAAAATACATACACTCTTACTAAAAAGGTGGAAATGAGCATGAGCGACTGTATTTTTTGTAAAATCATCGATGGGGAAATCCCGGCAATGAAAGTGTACGAAGATGACCTTGTCCTTGCGTTTCTTGATATCAGCCAGGTGACGAAAGGTCATACACTCCTTATTCCGAAAGTACATAAAGAAAACGTCTACGAGCTGACACCTGATGTGGCAAGCCACCTCTTCTCTGTTGCACCAAAGATCGCAAACAGCATCAAGGCTGAATTTAACCCTGTGGGAATGAACCTTTTAAGCAATGCAGGTGAAGAAGCAGGACAATCCGTCTTCCATTTCCACATGCACTTCATACCACGCTACGGCAATGGAGATGGTTTCGGTGCTGTATGGAAAACCCATAACGAAGACTATAGCCACGAAGATTTAAAAGAAATCGCCGATTCTATCGCCCGTCATCTGTCATAGTATTGAATGCCCGGCCCTTTTTGAGTAAAGGGGCCGGGCTTTTTTCAGAAATATTGGTCTTTGACACGGTGTATCTATATGTTATAATGTAGCTATCTTTTCGCTAATGGCAACAGTGCACATTAGGAGAAGCAGAATACAAAGTATAGTTTAGTTGAGGAGAGATGAGAAATGAATACAAAAACACTTGTATCCCTGTCTTTATTAGTAGGGATCGGAGCGGTACTGCACACAGTGATCCCGGGCATATTCTTAGGGATGAAACCGGACATGATGCTGACGATGATGTTCTTGGGAATCATTTTGTTTCCTGCAAAGAAAAACGTCTTGCTGCTAGGTTTACTGACAGGAGTCATTTCAGGATTGACAACACAATTCCCTGGTGGATTCTTGCCAAACCTGATCGATAAACCGGTCACGGCATTCGTCTTTTACGGATTATTCCTGGCAACAAAGAAAATCACTCGTTCACTGTTAGGCGCTTCTGTTCTAACCGCAATCGGTACACTCGTGTCAGGGAGCGTATTCCTGCTTTCTGCATATGTGATCGTAGGCCTGCCTGGAGCTTTCTTCGCTCTATTCGCAGCAGTCGTACTTCCGGCAACACTTGTGAACGCCGGCGCGATGTTCGTCGTGTATCCAATCATCAACGGTATCTTAAAACGTTCAACCATTCGAGAAGCTGTCACAACAGAACAGCTATCCTAAACGAAATAATAAAAACACCCTCCATGCCTTGTGATCCGTCACAAAATGGGGGGCTTTTTTATTAACTGACTGCAAACCAGAGCAGTATCCCTATGAGAAACGTGATCAATCCACCTGAACCCAATATGGTCGCACGCTTTTTTAATATATTTTTAGGAGGATACATTCCAGGTCTTTGGATACTAATGAAGTTATATACCATACTTAGAAACAACACAGTACTGAGAGCAAAGAAACCAAAGATTATTCCATCCATTCTGTTAGAACCTCCCCCTTCTCCCCACCTCTTATCTTATTTTTATGCGTTGGAAGAGAAAGATATGAACCGTCTTGTTTCAATCTGTTCTAAAAGGGAAAAGGAGAATACATACTGATTGGAGAAATATAGTATTATAGAAATAGAAGAACGAGGTGAACATAATGAATAAAAAATCTCTTGCCTACGGATTATTAATCGGTGGAGTGGTCGGAGGAGTCGCATCCCTGCTGACATCCCCTTCATCAGGTAAAGAAATCCGTGCACAAATCAAAGACAAGAAAGATGATTGGACCGTGGTCATCGAGGAGATGAAAGGCCACATCGGTGAATTGAAAGAGTCAATCGGCACCCTGTCACAGGAAGGAAAGGAAACCGTCCTTCAGCTTTCAAAGGATCTCCAAGCTTCCTTCAAGCAGTGGCAGGCTTCAACCGAGCCGAACAACCAGCGCCTTCAGGAAGAAATCCAATCCATCCAGCGAACCATCGAAGAACTGGAAAAATCGATCAACTCAGCCAATACGACGAATCAATAACCCTGTCCCCGTTTGCCTTCCACCCATTTGTGGGTTATGGCTTACGGGGATTCTCTTTTATTTAAAATAAAATTTAATTCCACTCCGATTTCTTTCAGAATAGTGATTTCCAATATAAATCCCGTCATTACAAGGTTCAAACCCTCTTATCTTTCTAATATGAGGCCGGTAAACCAACCAGAAATTATATACTTCGAAAAATTTTGTCAATTTAGCCTTTATTAATTATTACTTTATTGGCATAATAAAATATAAGCGCTTTCTTTTTTGATGATCGTTAAGCGTATCCTTTGGAACTGCTTACAACGTAACAATTCAGAACAGCTTATAGTAAAAAAAGATTTTCTAGCAAAGTGGGTGAATGAGATGAAGGAAAGAGAATTTACTTTGAAAGAGGCAATGCTCTTCAGTCAAAGGATGGCTCAGCTAAGTAAAGCTTTGTGGAAGGCCATAGAAAAGGACTGGCAGCAATGGATCAAGCCATACGACTTAAATATCAATGAACATCATATTCTCTGGATTGCGTATCATTTAAAGGGTGCTTCCATTTCGGACGTGGCCAAATTCGGTGTTATGCATGTTTCAACGGCATTTAACTTTTCGAAGAAATTAGAGGAACGTGAACTTCTTGAATTTTCTAAACGGGAGAATGATAAGCGGAATACGTACATTCAACTGACGGCCAAGGGGGAGCATATCCTTCTCGATCTAATGAAGAACTACCAGCCGGAAAGTCATTCGATCTTCCAGGGAGTGGCTCCATTACGGGAATTATATGGGAAGTTTCCTGAAATGATCGAAATGATGACCGTCGTCCGTAATATCTATGGAAATGATTTTATGGAAATATTCGAAAAGTCATTTCACAATATTGAAAATGATTTTTCTGATGATAATGGAAAGCTCGGTGAACTATTTGAAGATGAGGAAGAACTGGCCTGATCTACAAGCTCTTCTGTAGTTGTACCATCAAAGCTGGATAAATATTCTGAACCAGGCAACTATCCACGACTTCATGCACCTTCAGCTTTGCATGAAGCCCTTCTTCAAATTCTTTAAAAAGCGGAGTATTGTATACGAATCCTTCCGCTTTTTGTTTTTCAAATTTCATGCTCAATCTATCACAAGTTTGAAAGAACTCCTTCACTTCCCTCTCTGACAATCCATTTCGAATGATCAGGCGATAAAAGGGAAATCCGTTTCCAGGCATCATTTCAGCCATCAACCTCTGATGGTATTCAAGTTTTTCTATTCGTTTCATTAGTTCGTGCATCTTTATCACCCGCTATTTATCTCATACTCTTATTGTACAAAACTATCACATACATGTCTCCTCAAACTCCCTTCAAAAAATAAGAAAAATCCTTCTAAAATGTATTGATTTTTTCCGGCAATCGTAATAAAGTATGTAAAGCACTTAATTAACCACTATTCGTCTAATGGAGGCGATTTTTTTATGCATTGCTGGAAAACAATCAATCTGGAAAAACAATTTGGATTTTACCGAGTCTTTTTACTTTCATCCATCATCATGATGATGGTATTCTCATTAATATACGTACCAATCAACTTACTATTTCCGAGTGCTTTTTACGATAAGCATTTCCTGGGATTCTTCGTGGGACTGATCAGTATCTATCCGTTGCATAAATTTTTTCACATCGTGCCCATCTTGCCTTTCGTGAGAAAAATAAAATGCAAATGCAACAGAAAAATGTATTTTTTGCCGATCCTTTCATTGCGGGTGGATCAGCCAATTTCAAAATACCGTTATTTGGTTGCCCTTGTGGCCCCATTCTTTGTACTAAACAGTATTTTATTATACGGGTGCTTCCATTTCCCACATTATTCGCATTACTTTACCATGCTCCTTGCATTTCATTCAGGGATCTGTGCCATTGATTTCATTTATGCGAAACAGTTGATGGACTCACCAAAGAATGCATTAATCGAAGAAAATGAAGATGGATACGAAATATTGATTTATCAGTAAGGATGATGGATGGCCATTGAAGCATACACTCGATGGATAAAATCATCCTTCTCCTATTTTAGGGATAATTCACTGCTTTCGTTCACTCATTCTTCATAACGGGAAGGGCTCCATATACGAAAAAAGCTTCATTTACATGAACTAAGGCAACACTCTTGCTACCAATTAGGGAAATAATTTGGTAATGTATAGTCTATAGGAGATAACGGGGAGGGGTTTGGATGATCTCCATGTTTTTAGTATTTGCTGTCTTCATCTTATTTTATATAAATAAAATGACCAACGCATTATGTTTACAAAAAGAAATACCTGAAGAACGCCAACCTAAGGTATTCAGGACCATCAATATCCTAATCACCATACTGCTGGTTTCTTCTTACATAGAGATACTATTTACATAGAACATGAAATGTGGGAAAAAAAGCAGATCCGGAAAACCGGATCTGCTTTTTTATCTATTTATATTAGCAAACGTATGCTGCACCAATGATGATTAACAAAATGAATAAAACTACGATTAACGCGAAACCTCCGCCGTACCCGCCGCAAGCACCTGACATATGCGCTTCCTCCTTTCATGTATGAAAAGCATAAACATATGAATATGAAGCAAAAGGGGCCAGCCTTTCTTAAGGTATTGCCCCCTCTTACAGTCTTTATCCGGTGAACCTAAACCCTGAGGCTAAATTATAGCCATGCTGCACCTACAATGATTAACAGGATGAACAGTACTACGATTAACGCGAAACCTCCGCCGTATGCGTGACCCATAACTTTCCACCTCCTTTGAAGCGCTACTTTATCTTATTCAAGTTAGTTGCCTTTTGTTTAGGCTAATGTCATAAATTAAATTTTTTAGTTTTTTAGCAAATATATGCGGCACCAACGATGATTAATAAGATGAACAGCACTACGATTAACGCGAATCCGGAATTGTATCCACAGCTCATATTTATTACCTCCTTTTCTCTCTTCGCTCTTATCATATGAAAGTACCTAGGAAATGGGTGTGTAAAATGCCCATTTTTCTGAAGATTAGTTTGGAAAATATTTTTTTAAATGGAAGAAGTGTGTTATAGTATGTTTTGTAGATTTTGACAAGCCATCAAACGAAATTATTGTAGGAGTTGGTCACCATGAAAAAATGGATCATTTCAGTATCACTGGCTGCGGGAGTCGTAGGACTTGCAGGATGCAGCGGTGACGGAGCTGAAGGAAACAGTGACGTTGTTGCAACAACAAAAGCCGGAGATGTAACAAAAGATGAACTTTACAAATCAATGAAACAAAAATTCACTCCACAAATGGAACAGGCCCTTCAGGAACTGGTATATACGAAAGTCCTTGAGGACAAGTATGACGTGTCAAAAGAGGAAGTTGATAAAAAGCTGAATGAAGCGAAAGATCAACTAGGACCTCAATTCGATATGTTCTTACAACAATATAATCTGGACGAAAAGTCGTTCAAACAATATCTGAAGCTTCAATTGCTTCAAGAAAAAGCCGCCATTTCCGATGTGAAAGTAACGGATAAAGAAGTCAAAGACTACTACGAGAAATGGAAGCCTGAAATTAAAGTCCGCCACATCCTTGTAGAAGATGAAAAAACAGCGAAAGAAGTCAAACAAAAATTGGCTGATGGAGCTAAATTCGAAGATCTTGCCAAGGAGTACTCTACAGATCCCGGTTCTGCTGAAAACGGCGGAAGCTTAGGATGGGTAGACTACGCTGGTCGTCAAAACTTTGTCCCTGAATTTTCAAAGGCACTGGATACTCTTGAAAAAGGCAAAGTAAGTGAGCCGATCAAAACAGAATATGGTTATCACATCATCGAAGTGACTGATAAAAAAGAAAAGAAATCCTTTGACGAAATGAAAAAGGAGATCGAAAAAGAATTGAAGCTTTCCAAAGTGGATCCTCAAAAAATCCAGGAAGCGATGAAAGCTGAAATCGAAAAAGCTGATCTGAACATCAAAGATAAAGATCTGAAAAAATCATTCGATCAAGTACTGAATCCCCCTGCAGCTCCTGAGGGTGGAGAAACACCTGCACCTGAAGGCGAAGCTCCGGCAACGGAAAAACAGGAATAACCAAAAAGGACTGACGGCTACCTTAAGCCATCAGTCCTTTTTTATCATTTGATCAAGACGTCAGTTGCCGCTTCTTCTCTTTTTCCTCTTCCATTCGATGTATATACACTTCTCCTTCTTTCTCAATCCATTCATCTTCCAGCGTCTTTTCTTCTTTCGCCGATTTGATCGTCATAAAGGCACTTCCGAAAATTCCTGCTACAACCAGGTACATCCAAATAGGCAGGGTCATTTGCTTCATCTCCTTATAGGTTTGTCCTCTTTTATTTACACTATATGAGGGTCGGAAAGAAAACATGACAGCATGATAGAAAAAAAGAATCCGGTCCATGGACCGGATTCTTTTTATTATTTATGAAAGGTTGGTTTATAGAATGAACGGTTGTCGAGTGCGAATACTCTCTCCGTATACTCTCCCGGCTTTACCCGCTGAAGTGCACGGTCAAGCATATTCATCTTTGCGTCGACATTATCGATGTAGTGAAGGATTTCAGCTTCCCGGATGAGTGGCGGCTTAGGGCTTCCCCACTCGGCTTTCCCGTGATGACTCAACACGAGATGTTGAAGAATCATGACCTCTTCGCCTTCGATTCCCAGTTCATCCGCTGCTTTCCCGATTTCATTCACCATGATCGAGATGTGCCCGATCAAATTCCCTTCAATCGTGTACGTTGTCGAGGTAGGACCCGACAGCTCGATGACTTTCCCTAAATCGTGAAGGATCACCCCTGCATAGAGAAGGTCCGAATCCAGGGAAGGATACAGTCCGGCAATGGCTTTCGAAAGATCCAGCATCGAGACCACATGATAAGCAAGGCCTGATACGAATTCATGGTGATTCTTAGTAGCTGCCGGATATTCAAGGAAAGGCTTTTGATATTTCTTGATCAGATGCCTTGTGATGCGCTGGATATTCGGGTTTCTCATTTCAAAGATATACTGTGTAATCTTGCTCGTCATCTCATCTATGCTCACCGGCGCCGTTTCCAGGAAGTCTGAAATGGCATAGCCATCCGCCGGGGAAGCGGGTCTGATCTGTTTGATCTTCAGCTGATTCTTCCCGCGGTAACTGTGTATGTCCCCGACGACCCTAACGATCGTTTCAGGCTGGTAGGCCTTCTCATCCTGCTCAGAAGCATCCCAGAGCTTCGCTTCCATATCTCCGCTCTTATCCTGCAGGATCAGCGTAAGAAACGGCTTTCCTGTATTTGTGGTACCCTTTGTCATTTGCTTGATTAATAATGGCAAGTCGATCGTCTCACCTACGCTGAAATGTGTAATACCTGACATCTGTTCTCCTCCGTTCACTATAAAAGTAGTTTCAGTATATCATATTTTTGTACTCAGGAAGTCCGGATCGACTCCTTCCTCTTTAACACAATCATCTCTTCATCCGTGAACGATTGTTTGATATGGGGGTGGCAGGTGAAAAATAGCACTTGATGATCTCTTGCCACTTTCCTTAGGAGCGAAAGAAATGCCTTTGTTCTGGCCAGGTCAAAGTTGACTACCCCATCATCAATCAAAACAGGCAATCGATATTTATCACCGATCGATTGAATGAGGGCAAAGCGGATTGAAATAAAAAGCTGCTCTTTCGTCCCTTGACTGAGTTCGATTGCATCAAAGATGGTCCCATCCATCCTCTCCACTTTGATCATTTCATCCTCAAGTAAGAAAATTCGCTGATAATGCCCTTCTGTCAGTTCCCTGAAGTTTTCTTCTGCAAGCTCTATGACTTTCGGCATTTTGGTTTTCTGATATAGCTCCATTGTTTTCCTTAACGAGACCCCTGCCAATGTATACGTAGACCATTCAAAGGCAAGCTCCCCCAGCTCGGCTTTTTTGCTTTCGAATTCTTGAAGGATGGCGGAATGGCTCTTACCTTCTTCTAACGTTTTGATTTCATACGAAAGGGAGGCGAGCTCTTTTTGATGAGCGGACAGCTCTTTTGACAATTCATCGATGGTTTGTAAAACCCGGGCCGATTCCCTCCTGCTTTCTTCCAACGAATTAAACTCAAGAAACGTATCAAGGGTTTTTTGGGTCAATCTCGTTTTCATCCCCTTATATTGAGACTTAAATTCGCTTCGTTCCTGAACCTTCATAGCCTTCTCCCGGAATTCCATTTCCCCGGTGCAGCCAGCTATTTGAATAAGATCATGTAGATCACGGCGGATTTTTTCAATTTCTATGGAATGTTTTTCGATATCCATAGTTAAAGGCTCTAACTCTGCAACAATATTTTCGACTACCAGCCGTCGTTTCTCCAGATCATGCAGCATCCCTTTCAATTGAAGCAGCGCTTCGTCCACCGTCGTGAACAAGAGGGCATGGCGGTGAAACCAACCCTGACATTCTTCAGTGAATTCTTTCACTTTCTTCTCTGAATAAGCCTCTTCAGCGGATAAATGGCTATATGTTTCATATAAATAGACTAATTCTTTCATCTTGGCAAATGCATCACGCAGCCACTTCCAATGAAAATCGGAAGGTAAGTATAGTTCCTCTTTCAGGCGTTCTATCCTTCCTTCTCCCCTGATGATCGCTTTCTCAAGCTCTTCCTTTCTCTCCTGAAGCTTCTGTATCTTCAGCTCCTGTTCTTCTAACGATAAGACCCGCTGCTTCCACTCGTTGCGAAATTCCATTTGTTCCAAAAGGCTTTGTTCTGCTGTATCCAGGGTCCCGGTTTTCTCCGGTTGAATAGCTTTGGCTCTCTCTTTGAGCTTTTGAAGAGTGTCGGTTTCATTCCTTACATTCTTCCTCGATTGAAAGATGGTTCCACCGATAACCATCAGAAACAGCAAGCTCATACCTGCCATGATCCAATTGCCGGAGAATACCCCCCATAAACCGAATCCCATTGCAATCAGGAATGCTCCACCACTGATCAGCATCTGATACGAGTAGGAAGCTTTTTTTCGGCTATAGTTTCCCTCTGCCTCCTTTACTTGCAGATTCACCCATTCCATCTGCTCCCTCGTAGAATGCTTGCCGGTTAGGGCCTTGACCTTTCGTTGTAATTCTTGATATTCATCTTCTTCCATTAATCGTTGTTCTAAGTTTTCGCATTTTCTTTCAATGGCTTGAAGTTCTTCCATTTCCTCTTCTTGAAGCTTATCCAGGCTTTCCCGTTCGTAAAGGAGTTTGGTCTGATCATCCAAAGCCTGCTGGATGTTTTCAGACATCATCAGGCTTGTGTTCAATGACGGGATATTTTCCATTTCAACCTGCAGCCCTAATTCCCGGATGGTGTCGCTGATTTTACTGTGGACCATTCTTAATTCTCTGCTTCGCTCCCCGCTCTCTTCTTTCCACTTCAAGTAAGAGGATTGACGGGACAATAGTTCCTCCATAAACGGAATGTCTTCTCTTAATGTAAGGTCCAGATCTTTTGATTCCAACTTTTCCATTAGATCCTTTTGTTTGCTTTTCAGGGTCTCAAGATAGGCTGATGTTTGTCTTTCTTCGATTTTCAGCTCGTTCATCCGTTCCAATCCGTTTGGTGGGAATTCGAGGTCTTTCAGCTGGGAGAGGCGCTTTTCCACATCTTTGAATTGGACAAGGGTATCCCAATTTTCATTTACGGAAATAAGATGTTCTCTCTTATCAGAAAGAAGCTCCTTTTCCTTCTCCAAGGCTGATATTTCCGACTCCAAAGATTTGCGTCTCGCTATGAGCGGCAGGTACTGATCGTTTTTCTCTTTCCCTTCCTTCACTTGTTTTTCAAGATCTTTCAGTTCGGAAAGCACGACATTGATCTTCGGTTTTCTACCTGATTTCTTAAACAGCAGTTCCCTTTCTTTCTGCCAGTCCTGGGAAAGCTTCAATAGAAGGTCCGTCCCTGTAGATCCCGCTGTGAATAAATATCGGTTCAGTTCCTCTTTTTTGAGTCGCTGGATGTTTTGAAGGCCATCCAGGTTGAATGAGAAGATGTTTTGATAGGTGGACCGGTCCATTTTGCCCAACAATTGTTGGAGGATTTCTTCTCCCTCCACTCTTCCATCTTCAAATTGGACGGTTATGTCTCCCGCAGCCTTCCCTCTGACCCGCTCGATGCTCACAATCCCCTGATCTTCCATGTGACAAAGGATTTTCCCACCATACTCGGACGATGATTTCGGAATGTATCTCAACAAAGATTGCTGTTTCGTCGGAAAACCAAATAGGATGCTATGAATGAATGACATGATCGTGGATTTACCCGCTTCATTTTCTCCATAGAATAATTGAAGGTCGCTAAGTGTATAATGCTTGTTGTCAAGCTTCCCATATCCGTATATATGAAGTTCCATCAGCTTCAATTTCTTTCACCCCCACTTTTCAGTAAGTGCTTTGTTTCTTCTATTAGATTGTTCTTCTCTTCGTCCTCCAAAGGTGCAAGAAACCGGTAGATTGACGGATGTTCATACAGCTCTGCCAGGACTTCTTTCCATTCTTCCCCTTCCAGGCTTTCAAGAGTTGAAATCATATCCTGAAGAAAGGGATCCCGTTCCTTTAACACTGTGGTGCCGGGAGACCGGCGTATGGAGTGAACCCATTTCAATTCTCCACGACTTTCTATATCGGATTGCAGCGCCTCCAGGAGGTCGCCATTTTCAACCTTCCTCATCATATCTTCAGGGAGCGAATCTTCATCGGTTAGGACGATTTCAATCAAGCTATCTTCATGTATGGTTTCCATCGCCTGTTGGATGCGCTGAAACACCTCACCAAACCTTCCTATACCATGCAGGGATACATCACATGTTTCCCACAGCAAATCATGGCTGGGAATGAACGACAGCTCTGTCCCATGCTCACCAAGTAAGACTTCATAGCATCCCTTTGCACCGGTCTCCTTTCGATGCCTGCCCTGGATATTGCCGGGATAGACGATAAATGGCTCTTCATGCAAGATCCGGCGTTGATGAATATGTCCGAGTGCCCAGTAATGGTAATTCTTCTCCAATAATTCATTTATCGTGAAAGGGGCATACGTTTCATGGGAAGATTGCATGCTCCCTTCACTGCCATGCAGGACCCCGATCGTATAACGCCCTCGGGCTCCTTTAGGATATTCCCCGATCCTTCTTTCCCGGATATGCCTTGTTCCATAGCTGAAGCCCACAATATCAACCAGGGCACCATTCCTTGTGGTAAGCTGTTTCACTTCGGTTTTCTCGTGAAAAATGTGTACGTTATCCGGCAT
The DNA window shown above is from Rossellomorea vietnamensis and carries:
- the yhaM gene encoding 3'-5' exoribonuclease YhaM translates to MSGITHFSVGETIDLPLLIKQMTKGTTNTGKPFLTLILQDKSGDMEAKLWDASEQDEKAYQPETIVRVVGDIHSYRGKNQLKIKQIRPASPADGYAISDFLETAPVSIDEMTSKITQYIFEMRNPNIQRITRHLIKKYQKPFLEYPAATKNHHEFVSGLAYHVVSMLDLSKAIAGLYPSLDSDLLYAGVILHDLGKVIELSGPTSTTYTIEGNLIGHISIMVNEIGKAADELGIEGEEVMILQHLVLSHHGKAEWGSPKPPLIREAEILHYIDNVDAKMNMLDRALQRVKPGEYTERVFALDNRSFYKPTFHK
- a CDS encoding ATP-binding protein: MELHIYGYGKLDNKHYTLSDLQLFYGENEAGKSTIMSFIHSILFGFPTKQQSLLRYIPKSSSEYGGKILCHMEDQGIVSIERVRGKAAGDITVQFEDGRVEGEEILQQLLGKMDRSTYQNIFSFNLDGLQNIQRLKKEELNRYLFTAGSTGTDLLLKLSQDWQKERELLFKKSGRKPKINVVLSELKDLEKQVKEGKEKNDQYLPLIARRKSLESEISALEKEKELLSDKREHLISVNENWDTLVQFKDVEKRLSQLKDLEFPPNGLERMNELKIEERQTSAYLETLKSKQKDLMEKLESKDLDLTLREDIPFMEELLSRQSSYLKWKEESGERSRELRMVHSKISDTIRELGLQVEMENIPSLNTSLMMSENIQQALDDQTKLLYERESLDKLQEEEMEELQAIERKCENLEQRLMEEDEYQELQRKVKALTGKHSTREQMEWVNLQVKEAEGNYSRKKASYSYQMLISGGAFLIAMGFGLWGVFSGNWIMAGMSLLFLMVIGGTIFQSRKNVRNETDTLQKLKERAKAIQPEKTGTLDTAEQSLLEQMEFRNEWKQRVLSLEEQELKIQKLQERKEELEKAIIRGEGRIERLKEELYLPSDFHWKWLRDAFAKMKELVYLYETYSHLSAEEAYSEKKVKEFTEECQGWFHRHALLFTTVDEALLQLKGMLHDLEKRRLVVENIVAELEPLTMDIEKHSIEIEKIRRDLHDLIQIAGCTGEMEFREKAMKVQERSEFKSQYKGMKTRLTQKTLDTFLEFNSLEESRRESARVLQTIDELSKELSAHQKELASLSYEIKTLEEGKSHSAILQEFESKKAELGELAFEWSTYTLAGVSLRKTMELYQKTKMPKVIELAEENFRELTEGHYQRIFLLEDEMIKVERMDGTIFDAIELSQGTKEQLFISIRFALIQSIGDKYRLPVLIDDGVVNFDLARTKAFLSLLRKVARDHQVLFFTCHPHIKQSFTDEEMIVLKRKESIRTS
- a CDS encoding metallophosphoesterase family protein, which translates into the protein MENIRFFHVADLHLDSPFKGLKHLPAEVFERIHNSTFASFEKVVKEAIARGIDFMILSGDLFDEEDRSIRAQAKLVKQFQILHSHDIPVYVVHGNHDHLGSRRLELDMPDNVHIFHEKTEVKQLTTRNGALVDIVGFSYGTRHIRERRIGEYPKGARGRYTIGVLHGSEGSMQSSHETYAPFTINELLEKNYHYWALGHIHQRRILHEEPFIVYPGNIQGRHRKETGAKGCYEVLLGEHGTELSFIPSHDLLWETCDVSLHGIGRFGEVFQRIQQAMETIHEDSLIEIVLTDEDSLPEDMMRKVENGDLLEALQSDIESRGELKWVHSIRRSPGTTVLKERDPFLQDMISTLESLEGEEWKEVLAELYEHPSIYRFLAPLEDEEKNNLIEETKHLLKSGGERN